In Toxoplasma gondii ME49 chromosome X, whole genome shotgun sequence, a single genomic region encodes these proteins:
- the RPL29 gene encoding ribosomal protein RPL29 (encoded by transcript TGME49_275330~Signal peptide predicted by SignalP 2.0 HMM (probability 0.919) with cleavage site probability 0.764 at residue 53~Predicted trans-membrane domain (TMHMM2.0):19-42), which translates to MATARPRCTRRAARRPSVCSFRLLSFLSLFVASSPFSRLAVFLVCFSFSRVDAHSLPASRCVIPPALPSVDTVRPTSEETVKPSGSSLRLCRFTSSSCDALFPSSASLLSSPNALCHLSLPAAPPAKASVVSSPFTSSVSLALSRNYFFPVRKLSGSFWRGTGSGRDAEGARGVQRVPQREAQADALEDGLKKGSSLHQAPAHSNPIRPHRQANAPLSEERVWTGTARAPLGFFLPQKATPPQAVPPTHCAVTSCTYTSARTSRLPAPELFAATVPRSASETHTNVDFLPLFRGKTSFLRRLASYDHRHHSAACSSFFSSVARGCQRRRRLGDREVPDTALLGDGRSLKMHGRERGEAKSETEKTSSLSLEFQIAPETVRARYREQEHRRNQRILHQSEEEWTGLAAPSMARGKRRGLGSVEMKVRKGNEIRELSTPEIEREVLLTRQEIARLELLKRAYSTEYKPHLLKEARHYLAQLLTIRYERHLGLHKDIDPWQQGLLLPVDKTLQRVETSGAPQPARSPDSSSSRPDSGSDKKRNPSSSLASASSVASDSRRLAAPSALSSSSNSSAPASKKHLSLSASEEPFTSSSASSSAPSSSSLSASPAEGDRSSSDGLSAKKESHSKLRSVSSSQQEVGREISRQERREARGSETADGGAKQRPDKTTPEGKKSKKHPEESIRSSEQPKAEWASNEKRGVQSRVEKSSENAENTDTDEEVAISKPKTSSRSSSSSLSSSPATASRLPGSDRSSWKNQAEGEQRAEAHEEKHGREQVSKKTGKEERTRVEASTAQHEKRDSKTRKDTGKETRKDVGKEKGKSQKAKTSETETKHEKFESTHGSARPGEKTAIRLEVSSVQSREATSAGLTKKSGKPRA; encoded by the exons ATGGCGACTGCCCGCCCTCGCTGCACCAGAAGGGCCGCGCGCCGGCCTTCTGTGTGctccttccgccttctctcttttctttctctcttcgtcgcgtcgtccccgttttctcgtcttgcAGTTTTCCTTGTatgcttctccttctctcgcgtcgatGCACATTCTCTCCCCGCTTCTCGGTGCGTGATTCCCCCCGCTCTGCCTTCTGTTGACACCGTCCGTCCTACAAGTGAAGAGACAGTGAAGCCTTCCGGAAGTAGCCTTCGCCTTTGCAGGTTTACCTCCTCGTCTTGTGACGCGCTCTTCCCGTCCTCCGCGtcacttctctcttcgccaaACGCACTGTGCCATCTGAGCCTCCCTGCTGCTCCACCTGCGAAAGCATCTGTCGTCTCTTCACCGTTCacctcttccgtttctctcgcgctaTCCAGAAATTACTTCTTCCCGGTGAGGAAGCTGTCAGGATCGTTTTGGCGCGGGACTGGCAGCgggagagatgcagaaggcGCGCGAGGTGTACAGCGGGTGCCCCAGAGAGAGGCCCAAGCAGATGCGCTGGAGGATGGCCTCAAGAAAGGTTCAAGCCTTCACCAAGCGCCCGCGCATTCAAATCCAATTCGTCCCCATCGACAGGCGAATGCACCACTTTCTGAAGAGCGCGTGTGGACAGGAACCGCACGAGCTCCGTTGGggttcttccttcctcaaAAGGCTACCCCGCCACAGGCGGTGCCGCCAACTCACTGTGCGGTGAccagctgtacatacacctcggCCAGAACATCCCGGTTGCCAGCGCCTGAGTTGTTCGCTGCAACTGTTCCGCGCAGTGCGtcggagacacacacgaaCGTAGATTTTTTGCCACTCTTCCGTGGGAAAACCTCCTTTCTTCGGCGGCTGGCTTCTTACGACCATCGACACCACTCCGCCGCttgctcttcgtttttctcttcagtcgCACGAGGTTGCCAGAGGCGCCGAAGACTGGGAGACCGTGAGGTGCCTGACACCGCACTTCTAGGAGACGGTAGGAGTCTGAAGATGCACGGGAGAGAGCGCGGAGAGGCCAAAAGTGAGACTGAAAAGACTTCCTCGCTCTCATTGGAGTTTCAGATTGCGCCCGAGACGGTTAGGGCGAGATATCGAGAGCAAGAACACCGAAGGAATCAGCGGATCCTCCACCAGTCCGAAGAAGAGTGGACTGGGCTGGCTGCCCCCTCCATggcaagaggaaaaagaagagggcTCGGCTCAGTTGAAATGAAAGTGCGGAAAGGAAATGAAATACGCGAGCTGTCCACTCCAGAAATTGAACGT GAGGTTCTTTTGACGCGGCAGGAGATTGCCCGCTTGGAACTGTTGAAACGCGCGTACAGCACCGAATACAAGCCACATTTGCTGAAAGAGGCGCGACACTACCTTGCTCAGCTGCTGACGATTCGCTACGAGCGGCACCTGGGGCTCCACAAAGACATCGACCCTTGGCAGCAGggcctgcttcttcctgtcgaTAAAACGCTTCAACGCGTGGAGACAAGTGGAGCACCTCAGCCGGCAAGAAGTCCAGATTCGTCGTCGAGTCGACCGGACAGCGGGAGCGATAAGAAGCGGAAcccatcttcttccttggcttctgcttcgtctgtcgcctccGATTCACGACGGCTAGCTGCTCCCTCagctctctcgtcttcttcaaaTTCTTCTGCACCCGCCTCGAAAAAAcatctttctctttccgctAGTGAAGAGCCGTTCACATCATCTTCAGCCTCGTCTTCAGCcccatcttcctcttctctttctgcttccccaGCTGAGGGCGatcgttcttcttccgacgGACTgtctgcgaagaaggagTCGCACTCGAAGCTACGcagtgtgtcttcttctcagcaGGAGGTGGGAAGGGAGATAAGcaggcaggagagaagagaagcgcgaggatcggagacagcggacGGGGGGGCGAAGCAAAGGCCTGACAAAACGACTCctgaggggaagaagagcaagaaacaCCCAGAGGAATCAATTCGCTCCTCGGAGCAGCCGAAGGCGGAGTGGGCCAGcaacgagaaacgcggggTACAGtcgagagtggagaagagttctgagaatgcagagaacaccgacacagacgaggaagTAGCAATCTCGAAGCCAAAGacctcttctcgttcttcgtcctcttctctttcttcttctcctgcgaCAGCATCTCGTCTACCTGGCTCCGATAGATCTTCGTGGAAGAACCAAGCggaaggagaacagagagcggAGGCACACGAAGAAAAGCATGGGCGAGAACAAGTCAGCAAGAAAAccgggaaagaagagagaacacggGTGGAAGCATCCACTGCCCAACATGAGAAACGTGATTcaaagacaaggaaagacaccggaaaagagacaaggaaagacgtcgggaaagagaaggggaagtcTCAGAAAGCTAAGacgagcgagacagaaacgaagcacGAGAAATTCGAGAGCACCCACGGAAGTGCGAGACCAGGGGAGAAGACAGCCATCCGACTCGAAGTGTCTTCTGTTCAATCACGAGAAGCTACGTCTGCTGgtctgacgaagaagagcggaaagCCACGAGCGTGA
- a CDS encoding TBC domain-containing protein (encoded by transcript TGME49_275350) — protein sequence MSSPSIFSEGGASAQSGLGSCSVDGAFLDDDDGLPPLTVSDISRLFDSHISSPLAEQARRVLATGRLDEAPPASGVCAEEFPVPSSPLLRRIVWQRYLGLLEGEEASEWAAQVEVNRKKYFQLREEQKLSTKRLTALDPQKFHPLAATADNPWSQKQQNDSLMEEIWKDVERTFADRALFCRDATRKALQRILFTWSRQNPDVSYKQGMNELLAILFLICVREQVPVFSADTLSENVATHVRVLLSAEPTDIEADAFSLFNALMNDFLMRAAYIPPPTPPKPVASPMVNILGKGPGEALGGLVGVASSAPQTQQSAVLWRCSHIFHSLLRKSDTALYDHLVEMDVQPQLFLLRWLRLLFSREFHVQDTIFIWDAIFADAYLRNGIAPSSSNSKSSLNSTPSSTAVLSAPSPSCSGVSLTQGTDLMSSSRLSAACGTSPLGQGSSSSPSYVPEKLGAAASSRLPLTDFFALAMLMFVRENLLASDETSCLRRLLKFPPIESLQSLILLALSLRTPQKPRGNALSKRHSAASSSRPASFLEDESHKSPPQRISPASFEEGRETRTHGSGLQKGSHSLPSPIRIRHSPSSEAPHSFSASSPVPSFNARALPPARGDLYHVTTPQVETACPPLIAGHGVVPHHLHQTQAKRQPSPGREEGGRSENSALPRVAVAVGQRAETNIGENTVDGLSLGRHVEDIVATLKAAALSEAAVEAGGIQSGRPSSSASCPLGSRPFTQLALSSAISRLSLLQRMLVGELPYSPSLFMVEEEAFTSASSPVRTLAATERPSQFSRASQLPSGATSGNTPDGCVFDEERRLQYSVARAERQHSEKRIDAERTDSEEIRIMHDEGFFGGRDGGQEAEVRMYDKHGIREIDTRVTRGRNGQEDKEKKGTSFFSPSSLPVVGDSSFARSNHQHNLGYSRDDGVEVGSHDGRGSGGMRATVL from the exons aTGTCATCTCCGTCAATTTTTTCCGAAGGTGGGGCGAGTGCACAGAGCGGATTGGGGTCGTGTTCTGTAGATGGCGCCTTTctcgacgacgacgacggGCTGCCGCCGCTCACGGTCTCGGATATTTCCCGGTTGTTTGACTCCCACATATCCTCGCCCCTTGCCGAGCAAGCGAGAAGAGTGCTTGCGACAGGCCGCTTGGATGAGGCGCCGCCTGCTTCGGGCGTCTGCGCCGAGGAGTTCCCGGTGCCGTCCTccccgcttcttcgccgcaTCGTCTGGCAGCGATACCTCGGCCTCTTGGAAGGGGAGGAGGCATCGGAGTGGGCTGCCCAGGTCGAAGTGAACAGGAAAAAGTATTTCCAGTTGCGAGAGGAACAAAAGCTGAGCACCAAGAGGCTCACTGCGCTGGATCCGCAGAAGTTCCACCCTCTCGCGGCGACAGCGGACAATCCGTGGAgtcagaagcagcagaacgaCAGCTTGATGGAGGAAATCTGGAAAGACGTCGAACGCACCTTTGCAGATCGTGCACTGTTCTGTCGAGACGCTACACGGAAGGCTCTCCAGCGCATCCTCTTCACCTGGAGCCGGCAGAATCCGGATGTGTCGTACAAGCAGGGAATGAATGAGCTCCTTGCGATCTTGTTTCTCATTTGCGTCAGAGAACAAGtgcctgttttttctgcggaCACCCTCTCGGAAAATGTGGCGACACACGTTCGTGTCCTGCTTTCCGCGGAGCCCACAGACATCGAAGCcgacgccttctctctcttcaacgCCCTCATGAACGATTTCCTCATGCGCGCCGCCTATATCCCTCCCCCGACTCCGCCGAAACCTGTTGCATCTCCTATGGTAAACATTCTGGGCAAAGGACCGGGGGAGGCTCTAGGAGGGCTTGTGGGGGTAGCCTCTTCGGCCCCGCAGACGCAACAGTCCGCCGTTTTGTGGAGATGCAGTCACATCTTCCATTCGCTTCTGCGGAAGAGCGACACCGCGCTCTACGATCACCTCGTCGAGATGGACGTCCAGCCGcagctcttccttctgcgctGGCTCCGACTCCTCTTCAGTCGAGAGTTCCACGTTCAAGACACGATCTTCATCTGGGATGCGATCTTTGCGGATGCCTACCTCCGCAACGGAATTGCTCCGTCCTCTTCGAACTCGAAGTCTTCCTTGAATTCCACTCCTTCCTCAACTGCTGTCCTTTCTGCTCCCTCTCCCAGTTGCTCTGGCGTTTCTCTCACACAAGGCACAGATCTCATGAGCAGCAGTCGCTTGTCGGCCGCCTGCGGCACTTCGCCGCTCGGCCAAGGGTCGTCCTCCAGCCCTTCGTATGTCCCTGAGAAACTGggagctgctgcttcttcacgTCTCCCGCTAACGGATTTCTTTGCTCTTGCCATGCTCATGTTTGTTCGAGAGAATCTCTTGGCCAGCGACGAGAcgtcgtgtctccgtcgtctgctCAAGTTCCCCCCCATTGAGTCTCTGCAGTCTCTCATTCTCCTCGCCCTGTCCCTGCGCACCCCGCAGAAGCCCCGAGGGAATGCTCTCTCCAAGCGACATAgtgctgcctcttcctcccgtcCAGCGTCTTTTCTTGAAGACGAGTCGCACAAGTCCCCACCGCAGCGCATCTCGCCTGCGTCcttcgaggaaggaagagagacacgcacaCATGGAAGCGGACTGCAGAAGGGATCTCAcagtctcccttctcctaTACGCATTCGTCACTCACCGTCGTCAGAGGCTCCTCactccttttctgcctccaGTCCTGTGCCTTCTTTCAACGCTCGTGCATTGCCCCCAGCTCGCGGGGACCTCTACCACGTTACGACCCCTCAAGTGGAAACTGCATGCCCTCCTCTGATAGCTGGCCACGGAGTCGTGCCTCACCACCTGCACCAGACTCAGGCGAAGCGACAGCCGAGCCcaggacgcgaagaaggagggcgTTCAGAAAACAGTGCTCTCCCACGCGTCGCGGTCGCAGTAGGACAGAGAGCCGAAACAAA CATCGGCGAAAATACCGTCGATGGACTGTCGCTCGGCCGCCATGTGGAGGATATTGTGGCAACGCTCAAGGCGGCAGCTCTCTCAGAGGCAGCCGTGGAAGCCGGTGGAATCCAGAGTGGACG GCCCTCTTCGTCAGCTTCCTGCCCTTTGGGTTCTCGACCCTTCACCCAGCTTGCACTGTCTTCCGCAATCTCTCGCTTAAGCCTTCTGCAGCGAATGCTGGTCGGCGAGTTGCCGTACAGCCCGTCTCTGTTCATGGTAGAAGAGGAAGCGTTcacgtctgcttcttcgcctgtgaGGACGCTGGCAGCAACGGAGAGACCCTCACAGTTTTCTCGGGCCTCTCAGCTTCCTTCAGGGGCCACGTCTGGAAATACCCCGGATGGTTGCGTCTTTGATGAGGAAAGAAGGCTGCAGTATTCTGTGGCTCGCGCCGAAAGGCAGCATTCTGAAAAAAGAATAGACGCAGAACGaacagacagcgaggaaatCAGAATCATGCATGATGAAGGTTTCTTTGGTGGCAGAGATGGAGGCCAAGAAGCTGAAGTCCGAATGTATGACAAGCATGGAATACGCGAGATTGACACCCGCGTAACGCGTGGGAGAAATGGACAGgaggacaaagaaaaaaaaggcacatctttcttctccccttcgtctctACCTGTCGTTGGAGACTCCAGTTTTGCACGTTCTAACCACCAGCACAACTTAGGCTATTCGCGAGACGATGGTGTGGAGGTAGGCTCACATGATGGACGAGGTTCCGGAGGTATGCGGGCAACTGTTCTATAG
- the SRS47A gene encoding SAG-related sequence SRS47A (encoded by transcript TGME49_275355~Gene product name based on ToxoDB Community Expert Annotation.): MYPPVLSEECKNGQTLVEVVPPQHSEPKKVTFRCAENWTLSPANFEKVYSAETCNQTASLASLDLGAKLVEGKSSEEAKNVPAYALQITKFPTGSEHVMLCYKCTQTSDEKEMISDSSKQECKIIVSVAPKPQQEDKEEGNEEPDTDSEENGRPSTSGATDHPNHSFVIAGALLLSSVLALNQTG; this comes from the coding sequence ATGTACCCCCCTGTTCTGTCAGAGGAGTGTAAGAATGGCCAGACTTTGGTAGAAGTCGTCCCGCCACAACATTCCGAGCCCAAGAAGGTCACGTTTCGCTGCGCGGAAAACTGGACATTGTCGCCTGCGAATTTCGAGAAGGTGTACAGTGCGGAAACATGCAATCAAACAGCTAGTCTAGCAAGCCTTGATTTGGGTGCGAAACTTGTAGAGGGGAAGTCGTCCGAGGAAGCCAAAAATGTTCCCGCCTATGCTCTGCAGATCACCAAGTTTCCAACTGGTTCCGAACACGTCATGCTCTGTTACAAATGCACACAGACCTCTGATGAGAAGGAAATGATCTCAGATTCATCGAAGCAAGAGTGTAAAATCATAGTCAGTGTGGCTCCAAAACCCCAACAAGAGGATAAAGAAGAAGGGAATGAGGAACCTGACACTGACAGTGAAGAAAATGGGAGGCCGTCTACAAGCGGCGCGACAGACCATCCCAACCACAGCTTCGTTATTGCTGGCgcccttctcctctcctctgtgctGGCGCTCAACCAAACAGGTTAA
- the SRS47B gene encoding SAG-related sequence SRS47B (encoded by transcript TGME49_275360~Gene product name based on ToxoDB Community Expert Annotation.~Signal peptide predicted by SignalP 2.0 HMM (probability 0.910) with cleavage site probability 0.361 at residue 35) yields the protein MSFMNSRFFQVLGRRPCVVGFAIAAGLVCLSACGTKPVSETVVSCEEAPKFVSLSLPEQNSSLMFKCPDGSSLFPDEKEGTSTQYCKDASCSQTAALIDGLKLQEVQDADVDDAHSEGRATAAQAKAYKLTVETQPEQAHTLYFLCKSTDGTLDESLPAKDARDPHPTSKTTCTFQFPVYSKHTLSDPPAEECKEGQTLEVASDFKPKKVTFRCADNWTLSPANFEKAYKGEACADDSEATLADLGFGAKRVEGKATTLSAKSPAYALEITDFPAGPNNLKLCFKCKRLSDQKQITSEPSEDECRIIVDVAPKKTQPDEEHGEDGPAGDEKPGDESTGQPSTDGDGNEKPSTSGASDHFKHSILISGALLLASVLALRPILA from the exons ATGTCGTTCATGAACAGTAGATTCTTTCAGGTCCTTGGTCGCCGCCCATGTGTCGTCGGGTTCGCGATTGCTGCTGGGCTAGTTTGCTTGTCAGCATGTGGAACGAAGCCTGTTTCGGAAACTGTTGTTTCGTGTGAGGAAGCGCCAAAGTTTGTTTCGCTGTCGCTCCCAGAGCAGAACTCGTCTCTGATGTTCAAGTGTCCTGATGGATCGTCCTTGTTTCCAGATGAGAAAGAGGGCACGTCCACACAATATTGCAAGGACGCGTCCTGCTCACAGACAGCAGCTTTAATTGACGGATTGAAGCTCCAAGAGGTACAAGATGCAGACGTCGACGACGCCCATAGCGAAGGTCGCGCAACTGCAGCACAGGCAAAGGCGTACAAACTCACAGTGGAGACACAGCCGGAACAAGCGCACACTCTCTATTTCCTGTGCAAGTCCACGGACGGTACTCTGGATGAGTCTCTGCCAGCCAAAGATGCGAGAGACCCGCATCCAACGTCGAAGACAACTTGCACATTTCAATTTCCCGTGTACAGTAAACACACCCTCTCCGATCCACCGGCAG AGGAGTGTAAGGAAGGCCAGACTTTGGAAGTCGCCTCGGATTTCAAGCCGAAGAAGGTCACGTTTCGATGCGCAGATAACTGGACACTGTCGCCAGCTAATTTCGAGAAAGCATACAAGGGAGAAGCGTGCGCCGATGACAGCGAAGCCACGCTTGCCGATCTCGGTTTTGGTGCGAAACGTGTAGAAGGGAAAGCGACCACCCTCTCGGCAAAGAGTCCTGCTTACGCTTTGGAAATCACCGACTTTCCAGCTGGTCCCAACAACCTGAAGCTCTGCTTTAAATGCAAAAGACTGTCTGATCAGAAACAAATTACATCGGAGCCGTCTGAAGATGAGTGTAGAATCATAGTTGATGTGGCACCTAAGAAAACTCAACCAGATGAAGAGCATGGAGAGGATGGGCCAgcgggagacgaaaaaccTGGTGATGAATCAACTGGACAGCCCTCAACAGACGGTGATGGAAATGAGAAGCCCTCTACAAGCGGGGCAAGCGACCATTTCAAGCACAGCATTCTTATTTCTGGTGCCCTTCTCCTGGCCTCTGTCCTGGCCCTGAGGCCAATCCTAGCGTAG
- the SRS47C gene encoding SAG-related sequence SRS47C (encoded by transcript TGME49_275370~Gene product name based on ToxoDB Community Expert Annotation.), with product MTSQPEKSETLYFNCRAPEAQQDEAERTRSSRATSGSTKTTCIIQVAVHGSESFSDGNSETECTNGRTLVEVIPDSGPKKVVKFRCADQWTLSPVNFEKTLDGEQCTTEQDLADLHLDANRVEGKSYKEGSQVPAYALEISEFPTGKDHVKLCYKCTKNSEGALRTSDQNDNECTIIVDVAPKKSPTGENDEEEQPIEHPSTSDSRDHHKSSFVTVGAFLLCSVLAAGQFL from the exons ATGACGAGCCAGCCGGAGAAGTCAGAAACGTTATATTTTAATTGCAGGGCTCCGGAGGCTCAACAGGACGAGGCGGAGAGGACACGGTCCTCGCGAGCCACGTCGGGATCCACGAAAACAACTTGCATAATTCAGGTGGCTGTTCACGGTTCAGAGTCATTCTCCGATGGAAACTCAGAAA CGGAGTGTACGAATGGCCGGACTCTGGTGGAAGTCATTCCGGATTCCGGGCCCAAGAAGGTCGTCAAGTTTCGATGTGCAGACCAGTGGACACTGTCGCCCGTGAATTTCGAGAAAACACTTGATGGAGAACAATGCACCACCGAACAGGATCTTGCCGATCTTCATCTGGATGCAAACCGTGTAGAGGGAAAATCGTACAAGGAAGGCTCTCAGGTTCCAGCATATGCTTTGGAGATATCCGAGTTTCCAACTGGCAAAGACCATGTCAAACTGTGCTACAAATGCACAAAGAATTCTGAAGGAGCTTTACGAACGTCGGATCAGAATGACAATGAGTGCACCATCATCGTCGATGTGGCGCCAAAAAAGTCACCAACAGGGGAGAAtgacgaagaggagcaaCCGATTGAACATCCATCTACAAGCGATTCGAGAGATCACCACAAGTCCAGCTTCGTTACTGTGGGTGCCTTTCTCCTGTGCTCTGTGCTGGCCGCAGGCCAATTCCTGTAA